From a region of the Daphnia pulicaria isolate SC F1-1A chromosome 1, SC_F0-13Bv2, whole genome shotgun sequence genome:
- the LOC124320574 gene encoding E-selectin-like: protein MGRAEDSSLSTHSLPRCPGAETWNCQRNELNSGQPDYFQLPGRIFQLNGEEQITCRPDGTWSHPAMPICVTRSCGDPPNIDNGFAVVRGTGVGDTISYSYETGHRLSGVESRTCLSNGRWSAEDPACDPVVCAVPEASEHGSWTNGGFVPGSTIRFECKPGFTLVGSATVRCLTDKSWSDRPPSCQQITCPPLRDPEHGIVQLTNWISDNQELNNQQLAVGYHSTAHYTCNRGYQLFGLGQRTCTDQGTWSDRGPKCQRVWCNEPQAPLQGFVMGTGRQYCELATGFATLVAPAIG from the exons ATGGGACGAGCAGAAGATTCCAGTTTGTCAACCCATTCGCTGCCCAGATGTCCAGGTGCCGAAACATGGAACTGTCAGCGGAACGAGCTCAATTCTGGACAGCCGGATTACTTTCAGCTGCCAGGAAGGATATTTCAACTGAATGGGGAGGAGCAAATCACTTGCAGGCCGGACGGCACTTGGTCCCATCCAGCAATGCCCATCTGTGTGACTCGTTCGTGCGGCGATCCTCCGAATATCGACAATGGATTTGCCGTCGTCCGCGGCACAGGAGTCGGTGATACGATTTCCTACTCCTATGAGACCGGACATCGCCTTTCTG GAGTCGAATCTAGAACATGTTTGAGTAACGGTCGGTGGTCGGCAGAAGATCCTGCCTGTGATCCGGTCGTTTGTGCAGTACCGGAAGCCTCGGAACATGGATCCTGGACGAATGGTGGTTTCGTTCCGGGCTCCACCATTCGTTTCGAATGCAAACCGGGTTTTACTCTGGTCGGTTCCGCCACTGTAAGGTGCCTGACGGACAAATCGTGGAGCGATCGCCCGCCTAGTTGCCAGCAGATTACTTGTCCGCCTTTGAGAGATCCGGAACATGGAATTGTCCAGTTGACCAATTGGATTTCGGACAATCAAGAGCTCAATAATCAACAGCTGGCCGTGGG TTATCATTCTACGGCTCACTACACGTGCAATCGTGGATATCAACTATTTGGCCTGGGTCAACGGACTTGCACGGACCAAGGAACATGGAGCGATCGAGGACCAAAATGTCAAA gaGTATGGTGCAATGAACCTCAAGCGCCATTGCAAGGATTTGTGATGGGAACTGGCCGGCAATATTGCGAATTGGCAACCGGGTTCGCTACGCTTGTAGCACCGGCTATCGGTTAA
- the LOC124320571 gene encoding uncharacterized protein LOC124320571 isoform X2: MRFQRRIQSTMAAFIENGMDDEVAPLVVSRLEWCNQINRYLDMLKNTPESIESVANGIEVLMNYHQLHRSEAEQDLVDAIFSRVLKNGNISHLYAKLLKRLRSGDQQKGWTQNIVRLLFQLAVEEFNRPLDSDDENGKSRVEKFNNVKLMAAIFKREMPGVPDGWITDCAETLVHRLEIGVTEESVKQLCLFLTTLLIAEPGENCDSITPTRQRQLLTCFEALERAAAPPKVPQQPEVKIQKSDATTQALKPESNTDTSTDESDTDSETDGLELEPAEIRTNSASASTTG; the protein is encoded by the coding sequence ATGAGATTCCAACGTCGAATCCAATCCACAATGGCGGCGTTCATAGAAAACGGAATGGACGATGAAGTGGCACCTCTTGTCGTCTCTCGTTTGGAATGGTGCAACCAAATCAACCGCTACCTGGACATGTTGAAGAATACGCCAGAGTCAATCGAGAGTGTGGCGAATGGCATCGAGGTCCTGATGAATTACCACCAACTTCATCGATCGGAAGCGGAACAAGACCTCGTCGATGCCATTTTCAGCAGAGTTTTGAAAAACGGAAACATTTCTCATCTTTACGCCAAACTGTTGAAGCGACTTAGGAGCGGCGACCAGCAGAAAGGCTGGACACAGAACATCGTCCGTCTCTTGTTCCAACTCGCCGTCGAGGAATTCAACCGGCCGCTTGACAGTGACGATGAAAATGGCAAGTCGAGAGtcgaaaaattcaacaacgTCAAACTGATGGCCGCCATTTTCAAGAGAGAAATGCCCGGAGTGCCGGACGGTTGGATCACAGACTGTGCCGAGACTCTGGTCCACCGTCTCGAGATCGGAGTCACTGAAGAATCGGTTAAGCAACTCTGCCTCTTCCTGACGACGCTGCTCATCGCTGAACCCGGAGAAAATTGTGATTCGATTACCCCGACCCGACAGAGACAATTGCTGACCTGCTTCGAGGCTCTGGAACGAGCGGCAGCTCCACCCAAAGTCCCTCAACAACCGGAAGTGAAAATACAGAAATCGGATGCAACGACACAGGCGTTGAAACCTGAGAGCAACACGGACACTTCTACGGACGAGTCGGACACGGATTCAGAGACAGATGGCCTGGAACTGGAACCTGCTGAAATCCGCACGAACTCGGCTTCTGCCTCGACAACCGGATGA